The proteins below come from a single Miscanthus floridulus cultivar M001 chromosome 1, ASM1932011v1, whole genome shotgun sequence genomic window:
- the LOC136450977 gene encoding uncharacterized protein isoform X1, whose product MIPVSADVAAELRLLLECATDSNFDSIRRELCQLVDSGLDGCILVLRVCLNQVSLNAGEVKNLQLQQKLLSDVFRYCLHKTCFATSFCEVLTTIALTDDFLESLSNLLELSVAEKVGVGLALSDSEDSELKQKGQLFSIAQIEELCTNPIQSVSNDQIHEIVVFLHQSDGLSKHMDTLNNVISLLKVTERPFFAPVPNGDFDRQPNPSRHLDMYFCSTDDDFELLLSEIGKEISMADIVAELGYGCTVDNTHCKEILSIVEPLDDVAVSKLLGAVAGTRSGLGEAHNTYATFVSAIRNSHTNDSPQLTKWNTDVLVDSINELAPSTNWVRVMEYLDHEGFNIPDETGFYLLMSIYTRACKDPFPLHAVCGSLWKNTEGQISLLKHAVSAPPDKFTFAHSSRHLTFQDLAGPSQGNHAWFCLDLLEVLCQLAEVGYTASVRSMLEYPLGHCPELLLVGLSHVSIVYNLLQYEVLPCVFPALLKDPTKRNVVNYLWHTNPYFTLRGFVDAHSDPDCLLRIVDVCHDLKILSSVLDSTPFAFSIKLAAAALRKDYSHLEKWLTEKLSLYGKGFVEECVNFLKATMSNTDYVLEGTTQPQSIVKNIYWESCYVFIKVLQSHSGQLLSDVILDEIRKLCSLYESRNPSSAVRELTSSEGGSDDIEVEANAYFQHMFSGQISVDSMIQMLGRFKESTDKREVSIFNCMISNLFEEYKFFPKYPDKQLKIAAVLFGSLIKHQLVAHLALGIALRGVLDALRKSVDSKMFMFGTTALEQFMDRVIEWPQYCNHILQISHLRGTHFEMVSAIERALAKISSSQNEPNVGNLLSAEQHVSGSSSMEGIEVSESSWLMGTIPSQLGRPLSSSPLQHRQQGLLGERSKVSMSSLNKSIVSSQPPLASSSADLTINPKTTAPPSLLASPHQSTSVSTSVHTGFLRPRSTSGLPRQPSYTTGFGTALNIETLVAAAEQRDTPIETPPPEVQDKILFMINNISISNMEAKAKEFNEVIQEQYYPWFAQYMVMKRASIEPNFHDLYLKFFDKVNSKSLNKEILKATYENCKVLLRSDLIKSSSEERSLLKNLGSWLGKFTIGRNQALRAKEIDPKSLIVEAYEKGLMIAVIPFTSKILEPCHSSIAYRPPNPWTMGILSLLAEIYNLPNLKMNLKFDIEVLFKNLTVDMKDVKPTSLLKDRLREVEGNPDFSNKDVTASQTPVVAEVPSGTIPSLTHMEQQPEINITSRAMSLPNILNQYAAPVRLPTNSTVEDGKVALMMPEHVPSLTQVSPAQTQSPSPSPFSVNQLMAAIPRDEIRFKINPKLGSLGPQLQYSKIMDLALDKANREIILPVIQRSVTIASRTTKELILKDYALESDNNMITRSAHLMVATLAGSLAHVTCKEPLRVALYSNLRNLIQNLMSGTETIEQLIHMLVNDNLDLGCAIIEAVATRQAVELIDVEIAQSFSQRKQREAGGPAYHDSFAYAQGPFARVPEALRPKPGHLSTSQQRVYEDFVHVWNPHSQNVGATGSGLSGGATASSTLGVPRAYSPNSAPVSSSNLSTIHMSGLTSITQPAELGSEESVTGIAQFSSNPAQVGASESSVLLGGTIGAASTFSTLASNDLPASAMTVTTNEISAMVPPPSTSAADRLGSILPELLNTGDALERYQQVAQKLEALIVNDGKDVEIQSVIAEVPDILPRCVSRDEAALAVAQKVFKSLYDNTSNSTYVSWLLATLVAIRDVCKLVVKELTSWVIYSDEEKKFNIEIIFGLIRSELLNLGEYNVHLAKLIDGGRNKVATEFAMSLVQTLITQDSVGVSELYNVVDALSKLARRPGSPESLQQLIEIARNNVSTTTGFVVGKDEKVKLPKDKKVLATRANKEESTANEITLVDPNQVAVLFSEWCQMCNHVSASDAAYSHFVTQLQHDGLLKGDDISERFFRILMELAVTHSLVSEQIVAPGGSSQQSPQQHISYFSIDSYAKLVVMVLKYSSVEITPNKASILSKILSVTVRTIQKDAEEKKASFNPRPYFRLFINWLYDLTTTDGHHDGSNFQVLTAFANAFHMLQPLRVPAWSFAWLELVSHRSFMPKLLMCNSQKGWPFFQRLLVALFKFMEPYLRNAELPEAVDLLYKGTMRVLLVLLHDFPEFLCDYHFSFCDVIPSSCIQMRNVILSAFPRNMRLPDPSTPNLKIDLLAEISIAPQIMSDVDGALKSKQLKTEVDEYLKRPEGSSFLSDLKQKLLLPQNETTVAGTRYNVPLINSLVLYVGIQAVQQLQLNKANASASVQQINHMPPMDIFQIETATEMFRNLITSLDTEGRYLLLNAIANQLRYPNSHTHYFSFIILYLFAEATQEIIQEQITRVLLERLIVNRPHPWGLLITFIELIKNPRYNFWNRSFTHCAPEIEKLFESVARSCGAKAVDEGISVQDGSH is encoded by the exons atgATCCCCGTCAGCGCCGATGTCGCTGCGGAGCTGCGCCTCCTGCTCGAATGCGCCACGGACTCCAACTTCGACTCCATTCGGCGCGAGCTTTGCCAG TTAGTTGACAGTGGCCTGGATGGATGCATTTTGGTGCTCCGAGTATGTCTGAATCAAGTGTCGCTGAATGCTGGGGAGGTCAAGAACCTCCAGttgcaacaaaagcttttatCTGATGTTTTCAGATATTGTTTGCATAAGACATGCTTCGCAACCAGTTTTTGTGAGGTGTTGACGACAATAGCCTTGACGGATGATTTTCTTGAAAGCTTGTCAAATCTGCTGGAACTATCAGTTGCTGAGAAAGTTGGTGTTGGACTTGCGCTCTCAGATTCTGAGGACTCAGAGTTAAAGCAGAAAG GGCAATTGTTTTCAATTGCTCAAATTGAAGAGCTGTGCACGAATCCTATCCAATCTGTATCAAATGATCAAATTCATGAAATCGTCGTGTTTCTGCATCAGTCTGATGGCCTGTCGAAGCATATGGACACTTTAAATAATGTTATATCTCTACTAAAAGTCACAGAGAGGCCGTTTTTTGCACCTGTCCCAAATGGAGATTTTGATAGACAACCAAATCCTTCAAG ACATTTGGATATGTACTTTTGTAGCACAGATGATGATTTTGAGTTGCTTCTGTCTGAAATTGGGAAAGAAATAAGCATGGCTGACATTGTAGCCGAGTTGGGTTATGGATGTACTGTTGACAACACTCACTGTAAGGAAATACTTTCCATTGTTGAGCCTCTTGATGATGTCGCTGTATCTAAGTTGCTTGGGGCTGTTGCTGGCACTCGTAGTGGTCTTGGAGAGGCCCataacacatatgcaacatttgtatctgcTATTCGTAATAGCCACACAAATGACTCACCTCAGCTTACTAAATGGAACACAGATGTTCTTGTGGATTCAATCAATGAACTT GCCCCAAGTACAAACTGGGTGCGTGTAATGGAATATCTTGATCATGAGGGTTTCAATATACCTGATGAAACAGGCTTTTATCTATTGATGTCTATATACACACGTGCTTGCAAG GATCCATTTCCACTTCATGCTGTTTGTGGGTCATTGTGGAAAAACACAGAAGGCCAGATATCGCTCTTAAAGCATGCGGTTTCTGCTCCACCTGATAAATTTACATTTGCACATTCTTCCAGGCACCTG ACATTTCAGGATTTGGCAGGTCCTAGCCAAGGCAATCATGCTTGGTTCTGCCTCGACCTTCTAGAAGTTTTATGCCAACTAGCTGAAGTTGGGTACACTGCATCCGTACGATCAATGCTTGAGTATCCACTGGGACATTGTCCTGAGCTCTTACTTGTTGGTCTTAGCCACGTCAGT ATCGTGTATAATCTCCTCCAATATGAAGTACTGCCCTGCGTATTTCCTGCTTTACTGAAGGATCCAACAAAGCGCAATGTAGTGAATTATCTCTGGCATACAAACCCATACTTCACGCTTCGAGGTTTTGTTGATGCTCATAGTGATCCAGATTGTTTGCTAAGAATTGTTGATGTTTGTCATGACTTGAAG ATTCTGTCTTCTGTCCTTGATTCTACTCCATTTGCATTTTCTATTAAATTGGCTGCTGCTGCCTTGAGGAAAGACTATAGTCATCTTGAGAAATGGCTGACTGAAAAGTTATCTCTATATGGAAAAGGTTTTGTTGAG GAATGTGTTAATTTCCTGAAAGCAACTATGAGCAACACAGATTATGTCTTAGAGGGCACGACACAACCTCAATCTATTGTCAAAAACATATATTGGGAGTCTTGTTATGTCTTCATAAAG GTTCTCCAATCTCACTCGGGGCAGCTCTTGTCAGATGTAATACTGGATGAAATAAGGAAACTGTGTTCTCTGTATGAATCGAGGAATCCTAGCTCTGCTGTAAGAGAGCTTACTAGTTCAGAGGGAGGGTCAGATGACATTGAAGTAGAGGCTAATGCATATTTTCAACACATGTTCTCTGGACAGATAAGCGTTGATTCCATGATACAAATGCTTGGGCGCTTCAAAGAATCTACAGATAAGAG GGAGGTATCTATTTTCAACTGTATGATCTCAAATCTTTTTGAAGAATATAAGTTCTTTCCCAAGTATCCTGATAAGCAGCTTAAGATAGCAGCTGTTCTGTTTG GATCTCTTATTAAACATCAGCTTGTGGCTCACCTTGCGCTTGGAATTGCTCTACGTGGTGTCCTCGATGCCCTGCGCAAATCTGTTGATTCAAAG ATGTTTATGTTTGGTACAACAGCACTGGAGCAGTTTATGGATCGTGTCATAGAGTGGCCACAATACTGTAATCACATATTGCAGATCTCGCATCTTCGTGGAACACATTTTGAAATGGTTTCTGCTATTGAGAGGGCCCTAGCCAAAATCTCATCAAGTCAAAACGAGCCAAATGTTGGCAACCTGCTTTCTGCAGAGCAGCATGTTTCTGGTTCATCATCCATGGAAGGCATAGAG GTGTCTGAATCATCATGGCTGATGGGTACCATCCCAAGTCAACTAGGAAggcctctttcttcttctcctttgcaacatAGGCAGCAGGGTCTTCTTGGGGAGAGGTCTAAGGTTTCTATGAGTTCACTGAACAAGAGCATTGTATCCAGTCAGCCTCCCCTTGCTTCATCATCTGCTGATTTGACTATTAATCCAAAG ACAACTGCTCCACCCTCTTTACTAGCTTCACCTCATCAGTCTACCAGTGTGTCAACGAGTGTGCATACTGGATTTCTGCGTCCTCGAAGTACCTCAG GATTGCCTAGGCAACCTTCATATACTACTGGATTTGGGACTGCTTTAAATATAGAGACGCTTGTTGCTGCTGCGGAACAAAGAGATACACCAATTGag ACACCTCCACCTGAAGTTCAGGACAAAATTCTTTTTATGATCAACAATATATCCATCTCAAACATGGAAGCTAAGGCAAAGGAATTTAATGAGGTCATACAGGAACAGTATTATCCTTGGTTTGCACAATACATGGTCATGAAAAG GGCAAGCATTGAACCAAATTTCCATGATCTGTATTTGAAGTTCTTTGATAAAGTAAACTCAAAATCCTTGAACAAGGAAATACTGAAAGCTACATATGAGAACTGCAAG GTCTTGTTAAGATCAGACCTTATCAAATCTAGTTCTGAGGAGCGCTCCTTGCTAAAAAACTTAGGCAGCTGGTTGGGAAAGTTCACCATCGGTAGGAACCAGGCACTAAGGGCTAAGGAGATTGACCCAAAATCTCTTATTGTGGAG GCATACGAGAAAGGATTGATGATTGCGGTCATACCATTCACTTCAAAG ATTCTTGAACCTTGCCACTCAAGTATCGCATATCGTCCTCCAAATCCCTGGACCATGGGAATTCTAAGTCTACTTGCTGAAATTTATAATCTTCCAAACCTCAAGATGAATCTGAAATTTGATATCGAG GTTCTATTTAAGAACCTTACTGTTGACATGAAGGATGTGAAACCAACCTCCCTGCTTAAAGATCGTCTGCGAGAAGTCGAGGGAAATCCAGATTTTTCAAATAAAGATGTTACTGCATCTCAAACCCCTGTGGTTGCAGAAGTCCCTTCAGGAACCATCCCATCACTAACTCATATGGAACAGCAGCCTGAGATCAATATCACATCCCGAGCTATGAGCCTTCCAAATATACTTAATCAG TATGCTGCTCCTGTCCGTCTACCTACAAACAGCACAGTAGAAGATGGCAAAGTTGCTCTGATGATGCCTGAGCATGTGCCCTCGTTGACCCAGGTTTCGCCAGCACAAACACAATCACCATCACCATCTCCATTCTCTGTTAATCAG CTTATGGCGGCTATTCCACGTGATGAGATACGCTTCAAAATAAATCCAAAGCTTGGCTCCCTTGGTCCACAATTGCAGTATAGCAA AATTATGGATTTGGCTCTGGATAAGGCTAACAGGGAGATAATACTCCCTGTTATTCAAAGAAGTGTGACAATAGCAAGCCGAACTACAAAAGAACTTATTCTGAAG GATTATGCACTGGAGTCTGATAACAATATGATAACTCGATCTGCACATTTGATGGTTGCAACATTAGCTGGAAGTCTGGCACATGTTACTTGCAAG GAACCTCTTCGTGTCGCACTATATTCCAATCTTCGGAATCTCATTCAAAACCTTATGAGCGGCACTGAAACTATCGAGCAACTTATTCACATGCTAGTCAACGATAATTTGGATCTTGGCTGTGCCATCATTGAGGCTGTGGCAACACGTCAG GCTGTTGAATTGATTGATGTAGAAATAGCGCAGTCATTTTCACAAAGGAAACAAAGAGAGGCCGGTGGTCCTGCATATCATGATTCCTTTGCTTATGCTCAAGGGCCGTTTGCTCGTGTACCTGAAGCACTACGTCCTAAGCCTGGGCATTTATCTACTTCCCAACAAAGAGTGTATGAG GACTTTGTTCATGTGTGGAATCCCCATAGTCAAAATGTCGGTGCTACAGGTTCTGGTCTGTCTGGTGGTGCTACTGCCTCGAGCACTCTTGGTGTACCTCGAGCTTACAGTCCAAATTCAGCACCGGTATCCTCAAGTAATTTGTCAACTATTCATATGAGTGGACTAACATCTATAACTCAGCCAGCGGAACTGGGGTCTGAGGAATCAGTTACTGGTATTGCACAATTTTCGAG TAATCCTGCCCAAGTTGGAGCAAGCGAGTCTTCTGTCCTACTTGGTGGAACCATTGGTGCTGCATCTACATTTTCTACATTGGCATCTAACGACCTTCCTGCCAGTGCAATGACTGTCACAACCAAT GAAATAAGTGCTATGGTGCCACCTCCATCAACATCTGCTGCCGATCGCCTAGGATCTATTTTACCTGAACTTTTGAATACTGGGGATGCTTTGGAGAGATACCAACAGGTTGCCCAAAAG CTGGAAGCATTGATTGTTAATgatggcaaagatgtggaaatTCAG TCTGTTATTGCGGAAGTTCCTGATATCTTACCTAGGTGTGTTAGCCGGGATGAGGCTGCATTAGCAGTAGCACAAAAG GTTTTCAAAAGTTTGTACGATAACACATCAAATAGTACTTACGTCTCCTGGCTTCTAGCAACCTTAGTTGCAATACGAGATGTCTGCAAGCTTGTTGTCAAAGAGCTAACAAGTTGG GTAATATATTCAGATGAAGAGAAGAAGTTTAACATTGAAATCATTTTTGGCCTTATTCGTTCCGAGTTGCTGAATCTTGGGGAGTACAATGTTCATTTGGCAAAGCTAATTGATGGGGGAAGAAATA AGGTAGCAACGGAATTTGCAATGTCTCTTGTCCAAACATTGATTACTCAAGATTCTGTTGGCGTCTCAGAGCTTTACAATGTTGTTGATGCACTGTCGAAG CTTGCAAGGAGACCAGGTTCACCTGAATCATTGCAACAATTGATTGAAATTGCAAGGAATAATGTGAGCACCACTACTGGTTTTGTTGTTGGGAAGGATGAAAAGGTCAAACTGCCAAAGGATAAAAAG GTTCTAGCTACCCGGGCAAACAAAGAGGAAAGCACTGCTAATGAAATTACACTAGTTGATCCAAATCAG GTGGCAGTCCTGTTTTCTGAGTGGTGTCAGATGTGTAATCATGTGAGTGCTAGTGATGCGGCATACAGTCATTTTGTCACACAGTTGCAGCATGATGGTCTGCTGAAGGGAGATGATATCTCAGAACGCTTCTTTCGTATTCTCATG GAACTTGCTGTTACACACTCTCTAGTCTCCGAGCAAATCGTTGCTCCTGGTGGATCATCTCAGCAATCACCACAGCAACACATTTCATATTTCTCCATTGATTCATATGCAAAgcttgtagttatggttctcaag TACTCTTCAGTGGAGATAACGCCAAATAAAGCCAGTATACTTTCCAAG ATTCTATCTGTTACAGTGAGAACCATTCAGAAAGATGCTGAGGAAAAGAAAGCTTCATTTAATCCTCGGCCATACTTTCGATTGTTTATAAATTGGCTCTATGACCTTACTACTACCGATGGCCACCATGATGGTTCTAATTTTCAG GTTTTGACTGCATTTGCAAATGCATTCCACATGCTACAACCCTTGAGAGTTCCTGCCTGGAG ctttgcttgGCTTGAGCTGGTGAGTCACAGGAGCTTCATGCCAAAACTGCTGATGTGCAATTCACAGAAAGGTTGGCCGTTTTTTCAGCGGCTGCTTGTTGCTCTTTTCAAATTCATGGAACCATATTTGAGAAATGCTGAACTCCCAGAGGCG GTGGACCTTTTATACAAAGGAACTATGAGAGTTCTGCTTGTACTACTGCATGACTTTCCTGAATTTCTTTGTGATTATCACTTCAGTTTCTGTGATGTGATTCCTTCAAGTTGCATTCAAATGCGCAATGTCATTCTTAGTGCTTTTCCACGTAACATGAGACTGCCAGACCCTTCTACTCCTAATCTAAAG ATTGATTTGTTGGCTGAAATTTCAATAGCACCACAAATCATGTCGGATGTTGATGGTGCCCTCAAATCAAAGCAGTTGAAGACTGAGGTTGATGAATATCTCAAG AGGCCGGAAGGCTCTTCCTTTCTAAGTGACCTGAAGCAAAAATTGCTGCTTCCTCAGAATGAAACAACTGTTGCCGGGACACGCTACAACGTGCCTCTGATCAATTCACTTGTTCTTTATGTTGGCATCCAA GCTGTGCAACAACTGCAACTGAACAAAGCTAATGCATCGGCATCAGTACAGCAGATTAACCATATGCCTCCGATGGACATTTTCCAGATTGAAACAGCTACCGAGATGTTCAGAAATCTTATAACAAGTTTGGATACAGAGGGCCGC